One segment of Mycobacterium spongiae DNA contains the following:
- the pstS gene encoding phosphate ABC transporter substrate-binding protein PstS, giving the protein MKLNRFGAVLSVLATGALVLSACGSDNASGGSGAANTSGIEVNCGGKKTIKASGSTAQANAMTRFVNAFEQACPGQTLNYTPNGSGAGISEFNGNQTDFGGSDVPLSKDEAAAARKRCGSQAWNLPVVFGPIAVTYNISTVNSLNLDGPTLAKIFRGAITKWNDPAIQALNRGFTLPGEVIHVVFRSDESGTTDNFQRYLEAASDGAWGKGAGKSFKGGVGEGAKGNDGTSAAVRSTQGSITYNEWSFAQAQRLTVANIITSAGPDPVSISVDSVGQTISGAKIAGEGNNLVLDTNSFYLPTRAGSYPIVLATYEIVCSKYPDSEVGTAVRAFLQSTIGAGQSGLEDNGYIPIPDEFKSRLATAVNAIA; this is encoded by the coding sequence TTGAAGCTCAACCGATTTGGCGCCGTACTGAGCGTCTTGGCTACTGGCGCGCTGGTGTTGTCGGCATGCGGCAGCGACAACGCGTCGGGCGGAAGTGGTGCGGCAAACACGTCGGGGATCGAGGTGAATTGCGGCGGGAAGAAGACGATCAAGGCCAGTGGATCGACGGCCCAGGCCAATGCGATGACTCGATTCGTCAACGCGTTCGAGCAGGCCTGCCCGGGTCAGACGCTGAACTACACGCCCAATGGCTCGGGTGCTGGTATTAGCGAATTCAACGGCAATCAAACCGATTTCGGCGGCTCTGACGTGCCGCTGAGCAAGGACGAAGCGGCGGCCGCGCGCAAGCGCTGCGGTTCGCAGGCATGGAATCTGCCGGTGGTCTTCGGCCCCATTGCGGTGACCTACAACATCAGCACTGTGAACTCGTTGAATCTCGACGGCCCCACGCTGGCCAAGATCTTCCGCGGTGCCATCACCAAGTGGAACGATCCGGCCATCCAGGCCCTCAACCGCGGGTTCACGCTGCCCGGTGAGGTGATTCACGTGGTGTTCCGCAGCGACGAATCGGGGACCACGGACAACTTCCAGCGCTACCTCGAGGCCGCCTCCGACGGCGCGTGGGGCAAAGGCGCCGGAAAATCGTTCAAAGGGGGCGTCGGTGAGGGCGCGAAGGGCAACGATGGCACGTCAGCGGCCGTCCGGAGCACTCAGGGGTCGATTACCTACAACGAGTGGTCATTTGCCCAGGCGCAGCGGCTGACCGTAGCCAACATCATCACGTCGGCCGGTCCGGACCCGGTGTCAATCAGCGTTGACTCGGTCGGCCAGACGATTTCCGGGGCAAAGATCGCCGGAGAGGGCAACAACTTGGTGCTCGACACCAACTCGTTCTATCTGCCGACACGCGCCGGCTCCTATCCCATCGTGCTAGCGACCTACGAAATCGTCTGCTCGAAGTATCCCGATTCGGAGGTTGGTACCGCCGTGAGGGCCTTCCTGCAAAGCACCATCGGTGCCGGTCAAAGTGGTCTTGAGGACAACGGATACATCCCGATTCCGGACGAATTCAAGTCGAGATTGGCGACAGCGGTCAACGCGATCGCCTGA
- a CDS encoding SDR family oxidoreductase — MILDRFRLDDQVAVITGAGRGLGAAIAVAFAEAGADVVIASRTQPELDAVAEQVRGSGRRAETVAADLADPEVTARLAGRAVEAFGKLDIVVNNVGGTMPNTLLTTSTKDLNDAFTFNVGTAHALTIAAVPLMLEHSGAGSVINISSTMGRLAARGFAAYGTAKAALAHYTRLAALDLCPRVRVNAIAPGSIVTSALDVVASNDELRAPMEQATPLRRLGDPVDIASAAVYLASPAGSFLTGKTLEVDGGLTVPNLDLPIPDL; from the coding sequence TTGATCCTCGACAGGTTCCGTCTCGACGACCAGGTCGCTGTCATAACGGGCGCCGGGCGCGGCCTGGGAGCTGCCATCGCTGTGGCGTTCGCCGAAGCAGGCGCCGACGTCGTCATCGCTTCGCGCACCCAGCCCGAACTTGACGCCGTCGCCGAGCAGGTCCGCGGCAGCGGCCGTCGAGCAGAGACCGTCGCCGCCGATCTCGCAGATCCCGAGGTGACCGCACGGCTTGCCGGCCGAGCAGTCGAGGCGTTCGGGAAACTAGACATCGTCGTGAACAACGTCGGCGGCACCATGCCGAACACGCTGCTGACAACCTCAACCAAGGACCTCAACGACGCATTCACGTTCAATGTCGGCACCGCCCACGCGTTGACCATCGCTGCGGTGCCGCTGATGCTCGAACACTCGGGCGCCGGCAGCGTGATCAACATCAGTTCGACGATGGGCCGGCTGGCCGCACGCGGCTTCGCCGCCTACGGCACCGCCAAGGCCGCACTGGCTCACTACACCCGGCTGGCCGCGCTGGACCTGTGCCCGCGAGTCAGGGTCAATGCCATCGCGCCGGGATCGATTGTCACCTCCGCGCTGGACGTGGTCGCCTCCAACGACGAACTGCGCGCACCGATGGAGCAGGCGACACCGCTGCGCCGTCTCGGCGATCCGGTTGACATCGCTTCTGCCGCAGTATATTTGGCCTCCCCGGCGGGCAGCTTCCTGACCGGCAAGACATTGGAAGTCGACGGCGGCCTCACGGTCCCCAATCTCGACCTACCGATCCCCGACCTGTGA
- a CDS encoding NAD(P)H-dependent amine dehydrogenase family protein — MAIPVVQLGTGNVGVHSLRALISNPEFELTGVWVSSDAKAGKDAAELAGVVEPTGVKASTDLDAVLATGPRCAVYNAMADNRLTEALDDYRRVLAAGVNIVGSGPVFLQYPWQVIPAELIKPLEDAARDGKSSLYVSGIDPGFANDLLPMALAGTCRTIEQVRCMEIVDYATYDSAVVMFDVMGFGKPMDEIPMLLQSGVLSLAWGSVVRQLAAGLDISLDEVTEMYVREPAPEAFDIACGHIPQGTAAALRFEVLGMVDGAPAVVLEHVTRLREDLCPSWPQPAQSGGSYRVEITGEPSYAVDIALSSRHGDHNHAGLVATAMRIVNAIPAVVAADPGIRTTLDLPLVTGRGLYTPA, encoded by the coding sequence ATGGCCATACCCGTCGTCCAACTGGGCACCGGCAACGTCGGGGTCCACTCACTGAGAGCGCTCATCAGCAACCCCGAGTTCGAACTGACCGGTGTGTGGGTGTCCTCGGACGCCAAGGCCGGAAAGGACGCGGCGGAGCTCGCGGGAGTGGTCGAGCCAACGGGGGTAAAGGCGAGTACCGACCTCGACGCCGTGCTGGCCACCGGGCCGCGATGCGCCGTGTACAACGCGATGGCCGACAACCGACTTACCGAAGCCCTCGACGACTATCGTCGCGTCCTGGCGGCCGGGGTCAATATCGTCGGTAGCGGCCCGGTCTTTCTGCAATATCCGTGGCAGGTGATCCCGGCCGAACTCATCAAACCCCTCGAGGACGCTGCGCGCGACGGCAAGTCAAGTCTGTACGTCAGCGGCATTGATCCGGGCTTCGCCAACGACCTGCTGCCGATGGCATTGGCCGGCACCTGCCGGACCATCGAGCAAGTGCGCTGCATGGAGATCGTCGACTACGCCACCTATGACAGCGCAGTCGTCATGTTCGATGTTATGGGGTTCGGCAAGCCGATGGACGAGATCCCGATGCTGCTGCAGTCCGGTGTGCTCAGCTTGGCGTGGGGATCGGTAGTCCGGCAACTTGCTGCGGGCCTTGATATTTCGCTGGACGAGGTGACCGAGATGTATGTTCGGGAGCCGGCGCCGGAAGCCTTCGATATTGCGTGCGGCCATATTCCCCAAGGCACCGCCGCCGCGCTGCGATTCGAGGTCCTCGGGATGGTCGACGGCGCCCCGGCGGTGGTGCTCGAGCATGTAACCCGCCTCCGCGAGGACCTCTGTCCCAGTTGGCCGCAACCGGCGCAATCCGGCGGTTCGTACCGCGTCGAAATCACCGGCGAGCCTTCCTACGCTGTGGACATCGCCCTGAGCAGCCGCCACGGTGACCACAACCACGCCGGACTCGTCGCGACCGCAATGCGGATCGTCAACGCGATCCCCGCGGTCGTGGCCGCCGATCCGGGCATCCGGACGACCCTTGACTTGCCACTGGTCACCGGCCGAGGGCTCTACACCCCTGCTTGA
- a CDS encoding Nramp family divalent metal transporter produces the protein MRRSGSKVGELAQDTKTSLRTNWYLLGPAFVAAIAYVDPGNVAANVSSGAQFGYLLLWVIVAANVMASLVQYLSAKLGLVTGHSLPETIGTRMTRRARLAFWVQAEIVAMATDVAEVVGGAIALRILFNLPLPIGGIITGVISMLLLMVQDRRGQRLFERVITGLLLVIAIGFTASFFVVTPPPNAVFSGLVPRFQGTESVLLAAAILGATVMPHAVYLHSGLARDRHGHPAPGPVRQRLLRITRWDVGLAMVIAGGVNAAMLLVAALNMRGHGDTASIDGAYTAVYDTLGATIAVLFAIGLLASGLASTSVGAYAGAMIMQGLLNWSVPMVVRRLITLCPAVAILLLELDPTRVLVLSQVVLSFGIPFAVLPLVKLTSNREVMGSDINHSATTVIGWGVGMLITVLNVVLVYLTVVA, from the coding sequence ATTCGGCGGTCCGGATCGAAAGTCGGTGAGTTGGCGCAGGACACCAAGACCTCGCTCAGGACGAACTGGTACCTGCTCGGACCTGCCTTCGTCGCCGCGATCGCCTACGTTGACCCCGGGAACGTAGCCGCCAATGTCAGCTCCGGCGCTCAGTTCGGTTACCTGTTGCTCTGGGTCATCGTGGCCGCCAACGTGATGGCCAGCCTGGTGCAATACCTGTCGGCGAAGCTCGGGCTGGTGACCGGACACTCACTTCCGGAGACCATCGGCACCCGCATGACACGCCGGGCTCGGCTGGCCTTCTGGGTACAGGCCGAGATCGTGGCGATGGCCACCGATGTGGCCGAGGTAGTCGGCGGAGCCATCGCGTTGCGGATCTTGTTCAACCTGCCCCTGCCGATCGGTGGAATCATCACCGGGGTCATCTCCATGCTGCTGCTGATGGTCCAGGATCGGCGCGGGCAACGCTTGTTCGAGCGCGTCATCACCGGGTTGCTGCTCGTGATCGCGATCGGCTTCACCGCCAGTTTCTTCGTCGTGACGCCTCCGCCCAATGCCGTCTTTTCCGGTTTGGTACCCCGCTTCCAGGGAACCGAGAGCGTGCTGCTGGCCGCCGCGATCCTGGGCGCCACCGTGATGCCGCACGCCGTGTACCTGCATTCAGGTTTGGCGCGTGACCGGCACGGACATCCCGCTCCCGGGCCCGTTCGGCAGCGGCTGCTGCGCATCACCCGCTGGGACGTCGGCTTGGCCATGGTGATTGCCGGTGGGGTAAACGCGGCGATGTTGCTGGTCGCTGCGCTCAATATGCGTGGCCACGGAGACACCGCATCGATCGACGGTGCCTACACCGCGGTTTACGACACCTTGGGAGCGACGATCGCTGTCCTCTTCGCGATCGGGTTGCTCGCGTCGGGCTTGGCGTCCACATCCGTCGGGGCCTATGCCGGCGCCATGATCATGCAGGGATTGCTGAACTGGTCGGTTCCCATGGTGGTGCGTCGTCTCATCACGCTGTGCCCTGCCGTGGCGATTCTGCTGCTGGAACTCGATCCCACCCGCGTGCTGGTGCTCTCGCAGGTGGTGTTGTCGTTCGGCATTCCGTTTGCGGTCCTGCCCTTGGTGAAACTGACCAGCAACCGCGAGGTGATGGGTAGCGATATCAACCATTCGGCCACCACGGTGATCGGCTGGGGGGTCGGGATGCTGATCACCGTGCTCAACGTCGTCCTCGTCTACCTGACGGTGGTCGCCTAG
- a CDS encoding poly-gamma-glutamate hydrolase family protein, which yields MPDRRHPYFAYGSNLSVRQMAARCPDAGDPRPAVLSDHDWLINQRGVATVEPFPGNDVHGVLWQISDRGLTALDSAEGVPVRYRRDQLTVHTNDGSSAAWVYIDHRVTPGPPRPGYLPRIIEGAVHHGLPQSWIDFLHRWDPARWPNPPSSPSPSSGSGVAPQSLSALLSEPGVREISRLRSRFGFLAIHGGGLEQMTDVIAECAAEAADASVYLLRHPEHYPHHLPSSQFDPAESTTLAEFLDHVDVAVSLHGYGRIGRGAQLLAGGRNRTLAAHLAHHIHLPGYQVVTDLAAIPAELRGLHPGNPVNRVRDGGTQLELSVRVRGLSPRSLFGDDAGRDGPRKSRTNPAPPGAAGVSPVAAALVQGLADAARCWPPSQR from the coding sequence ATGCCGGACCGCCGACACCCCTACTTCGCATACGGGTCGAACCTGTCTGTCCGGCAGATGGCGGCGCGCTGTCCCGACGCCGGTGATCCGCGTCCGGCGGTGCTCAGCGATCACGATTGGCTGATCAATCAACGGGGCGTAGCCACCGTCGAACCCTTCCCGGGAAATGACGTGCATGGCGTGTTGTGGCAGATATCTGATCGGGGCCTAACTGCCCTCGACAGCGCCGAGGGTGTGCCGGTGCGGTATCGGCGCGATCAGCTGACCGTGCACACCAACGATGGATCGTCGGCGGCCTGGGTGTACATCGACCACCGGGTGACCCCGGGACCACCCCGACCTGGCTATCTGCCGCGCATCATTGAGGGCGCAGTCCACCACGGACTGCCACAAAGCTGGATCGACTTTCTGCACCGATGGGATCCGGCACGCTGGCCGAACCCGCCGTCATCGCCCTCCCCATCGTCAGGGTCCGGCGTTGCGCCACAGTCGCTTTCAGCGTTGTTGAGTGAGCCCGGGGTGAGGGAGATCAGCCGGCTGCGGTCCCGCTTCGGTTTCCTCGCTATCCACGGCGGCGGCCTGGAGCAGATGACCGACGTGATCGCCGAATGCGCCGCGGAGGCGGCCGATGCGTCGGTATACCTGCTGCGACATCCCGAGCACTACCCTCACCACCTGCCGTCATCCCAGTTCGACCCGGCGGAATCGACGACGCTGGCCGAATTCCTCGACCATGTCGACGTCGCTGTCTCGCTGCACGGTTATGGCCGCATCGGGCGTGGCGCGCAACTGCTGGCGGGCGGGCGCAATCGGACGCTGGCTGCCCATCTGGCTCACCACATCCACCTGCCCGGCTATCAGGTCGTGACGGATCTCGCGGCGATCCCGGCCGAACTGCGCGGCCTACATCCTGGCAACCCGGTCAATCGGGTGCGTGACGGCGGTACCCAGCTGGAATTGTCGGTACGAGTGCGGGGGCTGAGTCCACGGAGCCTGTTCGGCGATGATGCGGGCCGAGACGGCCCGAGGAAGAGCCGGACAAATCCGGCACCCCCAGGAGCCGCCGGTGTGTCCCCGGTCGCCGCCGCCCTGGTGCAGGGCCTAGCTGACGCGGCGCGTTGTTGGCCGCCGTCGCAGCGTTAG